In a single window of the Helicoverpa zea isolate HzStark_Cry1AcR chromosome 9, ilHelZeax1.1, whole genome shotgun sequence genome:
- the LOC124633530 gene encoding uncharacterized protein LOC124633530, whose product MKQNIFLTTFLLQMTRVLYCKEDIDKIDVVDMTKPTTWRDLAMYYGAMEKHWKVCINCGAPDLGTGIHLEHSGSTGSMHPAVIPSEYLLSRLSIVDVSTLTTLNPSVVLTLDVALQWAALKHDPKEPTLLLFRFGWTDEDNNQVNVNACVCKVPGLSYELAEWIAANLSHVVGVATDTPTFESEQTREFASRTVSNVLGRSGIYMIENVHFRRKMPEQGCMALAMPLKLLNAAYVPTRLTAFCPSSKTDLHVVMALRQEVQAQTRLPNSRVYDVNLDEILS is encoded by the exons atgaaacaaaacatatttttaacaacATTTTTGCTCCAAATGACCCGCGTGTTATATTGCAAAGAGGACATAGACAAAATTGATGTTGTGGATATGACCAAGCCGACTACTTGGAGAGACTTGGCCATGTATTATGGTGCTATGGAAAAGCATTG GAAAGTGTGCATCAACTGCGGAGCACCAGATCTGGGTACAGGCATACACCTGGAACATTCTGGAAGTACGGGATCCATGCACCCGGCCGTTATACCCTCGGAGTACTTGTTGAGTCGAT TATCAATAGTCGACGTGAGCACATTGACTACCCTCAACCCATCAGTAGTTCTAACCCTCGACGTGGCGTTACAATGGGCAGCATTGAAGCACGATCCTAAGGAACCCACGTTACTACTCTTTAGATTCGGCTGGACGGATGAAGATAATAATCAGGTCAATGTTAATGCCTGTGTGTGTAAGGTGCCTG GTCTTAGCTACGAACTTGCAGAATGGATTGCAGCGAATTTGAGCCATGTGGTAGGGGTCGCCACAGACACGCCAACCTTCGAGTCGGAGCAGACCAGAGAATTCGCTAGTAGAACTGTCTCCAATGTGCTGGGTAGAAGTGGAATATACATGATTGAGAATGTCCATTTTAGAAGGAAGATGCCTG AACAAGGCTGCATGGCTCTAGCAATGCCTCTAAAGCTCTTGAACGCAGCTTACGTACCAACCCGGCTCACAGCTTTCTGCCCATCATCGAAGACTGACCTTCACGTGGTAATGGCTTTGCGACAAGAAGTCCAAGCGCAGACGCGGCTACCCAACAGTAGAGTTTACGATGTCAATTTAGATGAGATATTGAGTTAG